One Streptomyces sp. NBC_01237 genomic region harbors:
- a CDS encoding SGNH/GDSL hydrolase family protein, translating into MTGRGPARRGVLTAAAGAAGMAAVTLTAPTAQAAEEKGGRRSRWTTSWATAQTAPTPADTVASAGLTDGEFTAALRLSAGGQVRLRYGNAFGTVPILVGPVTAGGRPVTFAGRSQAWLAAGASLTSDTVEGLRAADGAGLTVTTRLPGPTGPLSFHRNTHASHTVDGVRTTSVFLLTGVETTGAHGPVVAVLGDSIAEGVGTPDDADLRWPDQLARRLPGSAVANLGISGNRMLLDDARFGPGGQSRFDRDVLSLPGLRSVIVHLGINDLQQPPGQSDPALVLAGYRQLALRARGAGLRIVGSTITPFEGWIRWTPELDTVRQQINRAVRTGRVFDGVADFDAALRDPARPSRLLSAYDSGDGLHPTPSGHAALAAAVDRRHLL; encoded by the coding sequence GTGACCGGCCGGGGGCCCGCCAGACGCGGGGTACTGACGGCCGCCGCCGGGGCCGCGGGGATGGCCGCCGTGACACTGACGGCGCCCACCGCGCAGGCCGCGGAAGAAAAGGGTGGGCGCCGCTCCCGCTGGACCACGTCCTGGGCGACCGCGCAGACCGCGCCGACCCCCGCGGACACCGTGGCGAGCGCCGGTCTCACCGACGGCGAGTTCACCGCGGCGCTGCGGCTGTCGGCGGGCGGGCAGGTGCGGCTGCGGTACGGCAACGCCTTCGGCACCGTACCGATCCTGGTGGGTCCGGTGACGGCGGGCGGCCGCCCGGTGACGTTCGCCGGCCGGAGCCAGGCGTGGCTGGCCGCGGGCGCCTCGCTCACCAGTGACACCGTCGAGGGACTGCGGGCGGCGGACGGGGCGGGGCTGACGGTGACGACCCGGCTGCCGGGCCCCACCGGGCCGCTGTCCTTCCACCGCAACACCCATGCGTCGCACACGGTCGACGGCGTCCGCACCACGTCCGTGTTCCTGCTGACCGGCGTCGAGACGACGGGGGCGCACGGCCCGGTCGTCGCCGTCCTCGGCGACTCCATCGCGGAGGGCGTCGGCACCCCCGACGACGCCGATCTGCGCTGGCCCGACCAACTGGCCCGGCGGCTGCCCGGCTCGGCCGTCGCCAACCTCGGGATCAGCGGCAACCGGATGCTGCTGGACGACGCCCGCTTCGGGCCCGGCGGTCAGTCCCGCTTCGACCGCGATGTGCTCTCGCTGCCGGGACTGCGCTCCGTGATCGTGCACCTGGGGATCAACGACCTCCAGCAGCCGCCCGGCCAGAGCGACCCGGCGCTCGTCCTGGCCGGCTACCGGCAGCTGGCGTTGCGGGCCCGGGGCGCCGGGCTGCGGATCGTCGGTTCCACCATCACCCCGTTCGAGGGGTGGATCCGCTGGACACCGGAACTGGACACGGTCCGGCAGCAGATCAACCGTGCCGTACGCACGGGCCGGGTCTTCGACGGCGTGGCGGACTTCGACGCCGCGCTGCGCGACCCGGCCCGCCCCTCGCGCCTGCTGTCCGCCTACGACAGCGGTGACGGCCTGCATCCCACCCCCTCCGGCCATGCCGCGCTCGCCGCGGCCGTGGACCGCCGACACCTCCTGTGA
- a CDS encoding ABC transporter substrate-binding protein, whose translation MELNRRSLLAVIGAGTAAAITGCGTGSTSAGSADGPAEGEITLLTPIYEGAKGKTLLEGKILGGFRKKYPDVKVNVDYTTYAQLNEKITTGLAGGLLPDVLMMGVGWIPPFAAKKAIAELPEKLATAHDYEERVLEPSRYDGKLYALPVVLDTRIVVYRKDHFAEAGIKKTPANWAELRAVAKQLTRDGRIGFDPFSIELRQCWETFLFANGGQLFSEDGKKVLFNDARGVEALQFFKDLIKDGSAVYAKKTELGAPTNVATGKASMMMTTSALWVQVTEQNPELIKDDKLGAFVLANRRPAMLQGGTLVTQSASSKHPAAARALVEYLATPESILGAAAQRGSVPGLRDLNDSSYVKENQFVDLSLQNLQHAVSEGGTAAWMEIREKIKPTLEPAIVGDQSAKDAIAELGRLAEAAIGRM comes from the coding sequence ATGGAACTCAACAGACGGTCGCTGCTCGCTGTCATCGGCGCGGGCACTGCTGCGGCCATCACCGGCTGCGGCACCGGCTCCACGTCCGCCGGCTCGGCCGACGGCCCCGCCGAGGGTGAGATCACGCTGCTCACCCCGATCTACGAAGGCGCCAAAGGCAAGACGCTGCTGGAGGGGAAGATCCTCGGCGGGTTCCGGAAGAAGTATCCGGACGTCAAGGTGAACGTGGACTACACCACGTACGCCCAGCTGAACGAGAAGATCACCACCGGTCTCGCGGGCGGGCTGCTGCCCGACGTGCTGATGATGGGTGTCGGCTGGATACCGCCGTTCGCCGCCAAGAAGGCGATCGCCGAACTGCCGGAGAAGCTGGCGACCGCGCACGACTACGAGGAGCGGGTGCTGGAGCCGTCCCGTTACGACGGCAAGCTCTACGCGCTCCCGGTGGTGCTGGACACCCGCATCGTGGTCTACCGCAAGGACCACTTCGCCGAGGCCGGGATCAAGAAGACCCCGGCCAACTGGGCCGAGCTGCGTGCCGTGGCCAAGCAGCTGACGAGGGACGGCCGGATCGGATTCGACCCGTTCTCCATCGAACTGCGCCAGTGCTGGGAGACCTTCCTCTTCGCCAACGGCGGCCAGCTGTTCAGCGAGGACGGCAAGAAGGTGCTGTTCAACGACGCCCGCGGAGTCGAGGCCCTGCAGTTCTTCAAGGACCTGATCAAGGACGGTTCGGCGGTCTACGCCAAGAAGACGGAGCTCGGCGCACCGACGAACGTGGCGACCGGCAAGGCCTCGATGATGATGACGACGAGCGCGCTGTGGGTCCAGGTCACCGAGCAGAACCCGGAGCTGATCAAGGACGACAAGCTGGGCGCGTTCGTCCTGGCCAACCGCAGGCCGGCGATGCTCCAGGGCGGCACCCTCGTCACCCAGTCCGCGAGCTCCAAGCACCCGGCGGCGGCACGCGCGCTGGTGGAGTACCTCGCGACGCCCGAATCGATCCTCGGCGCGGCAGCGCAGCGCGGTTCGGTGCCCGGTCTGCGCGACCTCAACGACTCCAGCTATGTGAAGGAGAACCAGTTCGTGGATCTCTCCTTGCAGAACCTTCAGCACGCCGTCTCCGAGGGCGGCACCGCCGCCTGGATGGAGATCCGCGAAAAGATCAAGCCGACGCTGGAGCCGGCGATCGTGGGCGACCAGTCCGCGAAGGACGCCATCGCGGAACTCGGCCGGCTCGCCGAGGCCGCCATCGGCCGGATGTGA
- a CDS encoding heparinase II/III domain-containing protein, translating into MAALRRIARERGGWWHAYICPAHGVELDHGDLLAGVFPAGGARCAHGCRVDDEAVRGAWTVLSHQAWARHLRVLAHRGGQDSEAVARLVEYAGLYAELATDRHGEAQTWMLRGRLFHQALTDAIWAVNVGHTVSTLAERGAEGLAVLLPLLDDLERAALDARDVLTGQGQLASNYTAWLNAAGVSASRAAAAARGREWDGAEQWLEGENGLYAHLRVAVAEDGWEWEGSTYYHGFVLRAALLALRSTDPTAIPADVVGVLAGMTDVLATIATPGGILPALHDGPYLRDPLALEWLELVALAQQLVPSAALDAVAGRAREELGAADDGLDTLLGGWFAGPPLAERPAPAPVTVYPVAGYGVLRAAGIHALVDFGPHGGSHGHRDKLSLYLYGNTTPWQPDPGQVPYAHAEFRDLYASTGAHPAFRVDGGEQAECTGTLLGSDATSVTAEVTTAYESVRAVRRVAVGDCYLVDLLTVTGREARRISAQLRPGTSLDVQVQAAGPVRTTWYGDETLHGWHTHTAGLPVRPMTRPGPGPADDPQRMRTRVDFTVEAEHVVFASVYQAASAGPAVTDVRLDGEELTVELADGATARFRTEG; encoded by the coding sequence GTGGCCGCGTTGAGGCGGATCGCGCGGGAGCGCGGCGGCTGGTGGCACGCGTACATCTGCCCGGCGCACGGTGTGGAGCTGGACCACGGCGATCTGCTCGCCGGGGTCTTCCCGGCGGGCGGCGCACGCTGTGCGCACGGCTGCCGGGTGGACGACGAGGCGGTGCGCGGCGCCTGGACGGTGCTGTCGCACCAGGCGTGGGCGCGGCATCTGCGGGTGCTCGCCCACCGGGGCGGGCAGGACTCCGAGGCGGTGGCGCGGCTGGTGGAGTACGCGGGTCTCTACGCGGAGCTGGCGACCGACCGGCACGGCGAGGCGCAGACCTGGATGCTGCGCGGCCGGCTCTTCCACCAGGCGCTGACGGACGCCATCTGGGCGGTGAACGTCGGGCACACCGTGAGCACGCTCGCCGAGCGGGGCGCCGAGGGCCTGGCGGTCCTGCTGCCGCTGCTGGACGACCTGGAGCGGGCGGCGCTCGACGCGCGTGACGTCCTCACCGGTCAGGGGCAGCTGGCCTCCAACTACACCGCGTGGCTGAACGCCGCGGGCGTCTCCGCGAGCCGGGCGGCCGCGGCCGCCCGGGGCCGGGAGTGGGACGGCGCCGAGCAGTGGCTGGAGGGCGAGAACGGGCTGTACGCGCATCTGCGGGTCGCCGTCGCCGAGGACGGCTGGGAGTGGGAGGGCAGCACCTACTACCACGGGTTCGTGCTGCGGGCGGCGCTGCTGGCGCTGCGCTCCACCGACCCGACGGCTATTCCCGCCGATGTGGTGGGCGTGCTCGCCGGGATGACGGACGTACTGGCCACGATCGCGACGCCGGGCGGCATTCTTCCCGCGCTGCACGACGGCCCGTATCTGCGTGACCCGCTCGCCCTGGAGTGGCTCGAACTGGTCGCGCTCGCGCAGCAGTTGGTTCCCTCCGCCGCGTTGGACGCGGTGGCGGGGCGGGCCCGGGAAGAGCTCGGTGCGGCGGACGACGGCCTCGACACGCTGCTGGGCGGCTGGTTCGCCGGCCCTCCGCTCGCCGAGCGCCCGGCGCCCGCCCCCGTCACCGTGTACCCGGTGGCCGGTTACGGGGTGCTGCGCGCCGCGGGCATCCATGCCCTGGTGGACTTCGGTCCGCACGGCGGCTCGCACGGGCACCGCGACAAGCTGTCGCTGTATCTGTACGGGAACACCACCCCGTGGCAGCCGGATCCCGGCCAGGTGCCGTACGCCCATGCCGAGTTCCGGGATCTGTACGCGTCGACCGGGGCGCACCCGGCGTTCCGGGTGGACGGCGGCGAACAGGCCGAGTGCACGGGCACGCTGCTCGGCTCGGACGCCACTTCGGTGACCGCCGAGGTCACCACCGCGTACGAGTCGGTGCGCGCGGTCCGACGCGTCGCGGTCGGTGACTGCTATCTGGTCGACCTGCTGACGGTGACGGGCCGGGAGGCGCGCCGCATCTCGGCGCAGCTGCGTCCGGGCACCTCGCTGGACGTCCAGGTGCAGGCGGCCGGTCCGGTGCGCACCACCTGGTACGGGGACGAGACCCTGCACGGCTGGCACACCCACACCGCCGGACTCCCGGTCCGCCCGATGACGCGGCCGGGCCCCGGACCCGCGGACGACCCGCAGCGGATGCGCACCCGGGTCGACTTCACCGTAGAGGCGGAGCACGTGGTGTTCGCCTCGGTGTACCAGGCGGCGTCCGCGGGCCCCGCGGTGACCGATGTACGGCTGGACGGCGAGGAGCTGACGGTGGAACTGGCGGACGGCGCCACGGCACGATTCCGGACGGAGGGCTGA
- a CDS encoding right-handed parallel beta-helix repeat-containing protein, whose product MSRVMRTTLAAALAAGVAPFALPSPASAAQTASAYFVSPSGSDSNAGTSAGAPLATIQKAVDLAPTGAVVNLAAGTYKQDVITKRAGVTITGPSNAVVKGAGDARIIQVQHDSTTLSGFTVDGLHGSSTDVSGYRLKLIYVMSTTPGNGVGALHITGMTLKNAADECLRLRYLITGAEVNDNTITNCGVADFKFGGGGKNGEGIYLGTAPEQQGANGAPDAAADISKNNRIHHNTIATQGNECVDVKENSTNNYVEYNDCSGQKDSSSGGLDARGSGNVFRYNTIHANTGAGIRLGGDTATDGTGTSVYGNTITGNAGGGIKFMRTPQADVCSNTMSGNTGGDSVGTYGSAYNPTGACPQ is encoded by the coding sequence ATGAGCCGTGTCATGCGCACCACCCTGGCCGCCGCGCTCGCCGCAGGCGTCGCCCCGTTCGCCCTGCCGTCCCCGGCGTCCGCCGCCCAGACGGCGAGCGCGTACTTCGTCTCCCCGTCCGGCAGCGACAGCAACGCCGGTACGTCGGCGGGCGCCCCGCTCGCCACGATCCAGAAGGCCGTGGACCTGGCGCCGACCGGCGCGGTGGTGAACCTCGCGGCCGGTACGTACAAGCAGGACGTGATCACCAAGCGTGCCGGGGTCACCATCACCGGGCCCTCGAACGCGGTGGTCAAGGGTGCCGGCGATGCCCGGATCATCCAGGTCCAGCACGACTCGACGACGCTGAGCGGCTTCACGGTGGACGGGCTGCACGGTTCGTCCACCGATGTGTCGGGCTATCGCCTCAAGCTCATATATGTCATGAGCACGACTCCCGGTAACGGTGTGGGCGCCCTCCACATCACCGGCATGACCCTCAAGAACGCCGCCGACGAGTGCCTGCGGCTGCGCTATCTCATCACCGGCGCCGAGGTGAACGACAACACCATCACCAACTGCGGTGTCGCCGACTTCAAGTTCGGCGGGGGCGGCAAGAACGGCGAGGGCATCTACCTCGGCACCGCCCCCGAGCAGCAGGGGGCGAACGGCGCCCCCGACGCGGCCGCCGACATCAGCAAGAACAACCGCATCCACCACAACACCATCGCCACCCAGGGCAACGAGTGCGTGGACGTGAAGGAGAACTCGACCAACAACTACGTCGAGTACAACGACTGCAGCGGCCAGAAGGACTCCAGCTCGGGCGGGCTCGACGCCCGCGGCAGCGGCAACGTCTTCCGCTACAACACCATTCACGCCAACACGGGCGCCGGCATCCGGCTCGGCGGTGACACCGCCACGGACGGCACCGGCACCAGCGTCTACGGCAACACCATCACGGGCAACGCGGGCGGCGGCATCAAGTTCATGCGCACCCCGCAGGCGGACGTCTGCTCCAACACCATGAGCGGCAACACCGGCGGCGACTCGGTCGGCACCTACGGCAGCGCGTACAACCCGACCGGCGCGTGCCCCCAGTGA
- a CDS encoding LacI family DNA-binding transcriptional regulator — MSGVTIHQVAAAAGVSASTVSNVLNGRTDRMQAATLARVEQAIEQLNYRPNRAARMLRTGRIKVIGLIVPSVANPFWGALARELEAIALAEGYHVLLCNSERDPARELKYGEELLADGVSGVVLCSSLPSLEHVAPLLSRGLKMVAFDRTAQAGDPASLASISVDNAMGAELATRHLIELGHRRLAFVSGSVNSVNRRERLRGFRAALESAGLDPADAIVWPGAETAEFGDKDAAELGRNAARELLGGPRPPTAFVAINDMCAIGICRGAKDAGLSAGKDISVVGFDDILLADLFEPPLTTVRQPLPEMAAETFQQLRARIDSEPSAGRSLLIRPRLVVRKSTAPAPVLVPSPTSAPSPTPAPAPVA, encoded by the coding sequence ATGAGCGGGGTTACGATCCATCAGGTTGCGGCGGCTGCGGGGGTGTCCGCGAGCACCGTGTCCAACGTCCTCAACGGGCGCACGGACCGTATGCAGGCGGCGACCCTGGCCCGTGTCGAGCAGGCCATCGAGCAGCTGAACTACCGGCCCAACCGGGCGGCACGGATGCTGCGCACGGGCCGGATCAAGGTGATCGGCCTCATCGTGCCGTCCGTCGCCAACCCCTTCTGGGGGGCTCTCGCCCGGGAGCTGGAGGCCATCGCGCTCGCCGAGGGCTATCACGTCCTGCTCTGCAACAGTGAGCGCGACCCGGCCCGTGAGCTCAAGTACGGCGAGGAACTGCTCGCCGACGGGGTGAGCGGTGTGGTGCTCTGCTCCTCACTGCCCTCGCTCGAACATGTCGCGCCGCTGCTCAGCCGGGGTCTGAAGATGGTCGCCTTCGACCGGACGGCCCAGGCGGGCGACCCGGCGTCGCTGGCCAGTATCAGCGTGGACAACGCCATGGGGGCCGAGCTCGCCACCCGTCACCTGATCGAACTCGGTCACCGCAGGCTCGCCTTCGTCTCCGGCTCGGTCAACAGTGTCAACCGCCGCGAGCGGCTGCGCGGCTTCCGGGCGGCGCTGGAGTCGGCCGGTCTCGATCCGGCCGACGCGATCGTGTGGCCCGGTGCGGAGACCGCCGAGTTCGGGGACAAGGACGCCGCCGAGCTGGGCCGCAACGCGGCGCGCGAGCTGCTGGGCGGACCGCGTCCGCCCACCGCGTTCGTCGCGATCAACGACATGTGCGCGATCGGGATCTGCCGGGGCGCGAAGGACGCCGGACTCAGTGCCGGCAAGGACATCTCGGTCGTCGGCTTCGACGACATCCTGCTCGCGGACCTGTTCGAACCGCCGCTCACCACGGTCCGCCAGCCGCTCCCCGAGATGGCCGCGGAGACGTTCCAGCAGCTCAGAGCCCGGATCGACTCGGAGCCCTCGGCGGGGCGTTCGCTGCTCATCCGGCCCCGGCTGGTGGTACGGAAGTCGACGGCACCGGCGCCGGTGCTGGTGCCCTCCCCGACGTCCGCACCGTCCCCGACGCCCGCGCCCGCGCCGGTGGCGTGA
- a CDS encoding SDR family NAD(P)-dependent oxidoreductase encodes MSADLHGSRALVTGAGHGIGRAIAVALAEAGADVAVHYHSSADEAAKTVSAIEALGRRAKAFPADVTVSADVDRLVEEATGFLGGLDVLVCNAGHLIGRAKIAEMSDDHFDQVLSVNLTSAFRTVRAALPHLTKSSAGRIITMSSLAAHNGGGPGSVAYAAAKAGIRGFTKGLAKELAGTGITVNTVAPGFIKGTAFHDTFTAPEAQQAMEAGIPVGRAGTPEDVASAVVHLASPASGFLTATTVDIDGGVWPR; translated from the coding sequence ATGTCTGCTGATCTCCACGGCTCCCGCGCGCTGGTGACGGGGGCGGGCCACGGCATCGGCCGTGCCATCGCCGTCGCTCTCGCCGAGGCCGGCGCCGATGTCGCCGTCCACTACCACTCCTCCGCCGACGAGGCCGCGAAGACGGTCTCGGCGATCGAGGCGCTGGGCCGCCGGGCGAAGGCGTTCCCGGCCGATGTGACGGTGAGCGCCGACGTGGACCGCCTGGTCGAGGAGGCCACCGGATTCCTCGGCGGGCTGGATGTCCTCGTCTGCAACGCGGGCCACCTCATCGGCCGCGCGAAGATCGCCGAGATGAGCGACGACCACTTCGACCAGGTCCTCTCCGTCAACCTGACGTCGGCCTTCCGCACCGTGCGGGCCGCCCTGCCGCATCTGACGAAGTCGTCCGCCGGGCGCATCATCACCATGTCCTCGCTGGCCGCGCACAACGGCGGCGGCCCCGGCTCGGTGGCGTACGCCGCCGCCAAGGCCGGCATCCGCGGCTTCACCAAGGGTCTGGCCAAGGAGCTGGCCGGGACCGGGATCACGGTCAACACGGTCGCCCCGGGCTTCATCAAGGGCACCGCCTTCCACGACACGTTCACCGCGCCCGAGGCGCAGCAGGCGATGGAGGCGGGTATCCCGGTGGGCCGGGCCGGCACGCCGGAGGACGTCGCCTCGGCGGTCGTGCACCTCGCGTCGCCCGCCTCCGGATTCCTCACCGCCACCACGGTGGACATCGACGGTGGCGTGTGGCCGCGTTGA
- a CDS encoding carbohydrate ABC transporter permease has product MVAPALLHASLWIGLPVVASVVLAFTKYDVLTAPQFVGLDNFRDMMDDAVFRKSIVNTVIYTFFTVPFGMVLGLLTALALHTGLKARGFFRTAVFLPQVTATVAIALVWLWIYNPGNGLLNALLSFVGIDGPAWLSSTGWAMPSVILVGIWQGIGMKMLIYLAALQSMPKELYEAASVDGASKVRQFFAITLPLLKPATFFVLITSMITAFQSFDQIYILTDGGPANSTTMMTFEIYKSAFREFRVGYASAQSLVLFVLLMGFTLVNRRIMGGTRGHS; this is encoded by the coding sequence ATGGTGGCGCCCGCGCTGCTGCACGCCTCCCTGTGGATCGGCCTGCCGGTCGTGGCCTCGGTGGTCCTGGCCTTCACGAAGTACGACGTGCTGACGGCGCCGCAGTTCGTGGGCCTGGACAACTTCCGGGACATGATGGACGACGCGGTCTTCCGCAAGTCCATCGTCAACACCGTCATCTACACCTTCTTCACCGTGCCGTTCGGGATGGTACTCGGTCTGCTGACGGCCCTGGCGCTGCACACCGGCCTCAAGGCGCGCGGCTTCTTCCGCACCGCGGTGTTCCTGCCGCAGGTCACGGCGACCGTCGCCATCGCGCTGGTCTGGCTGTGGATCTACAACCCGGGCAACGGTCTGCTCAACGCGTTGCTGTCGTTCGTCGGCATCGACGGCCCGGCCTGGCTGTCCTCGACGGGCTGGGCGATGCCCTCGGTGATCCTGGTCGGCATCTGGCAGGGCATCGGCATGAAGATGCTCATCTATCTGGCCGCGCTCCAGTCCATGCCGAAGGAGCTGTACGAAGCGGCCTCGGTGGACGGCGCCTCCAAGGTGCGGCAGTTCTTCGCCATCACGCTGCCGCTGCTGAAGCCCGCGACGTTCTTCGTGCTCATCACCTCGATGATCACCGCGTTCCAGTCCTTCGACCAGATCTACATCCTCACCGACGGCGGCCCCGCCAACAGCACCACGATGATGACGTTCGAGATCTACAAGTCCGCCTTCCGGGAGTTCCGCGTCGGTTACGCCTCCGCGCAGTCGCTCGTGCTGTTCGTGCTGCTGATGGGCTTCACCCTGGTCAACCGGCGGATCATGGGAGGCACCCGTGGCCACAGCTGA
- a CDS encoding carbohydrate ABC transporter permease — MATAELQKPAPAPRLRPNRKPVSAGRIALYLTLSVVSLLMMVPFIWMVLTSLKTPVEIASQDAGLLPEHWEFGNYVDALKAAPFATYARNSFIIAISHTVLNVLIASMAGYSLARIKFRGSDVIFYLFIAALMIPTYTKVLPEFLIVRFMPLAGGNDILGQGGSGWLDTWWALIIPGAVTPFAVFLFRQFYLDLPVELEEAARLDGLGEFRIYARIMTPQVKPALTTVALLTFESSWNNFLWPLLVTRTDSLRVIQVGLSVFKTENGPQWHFLMAGTTLATLPMVILFLIGQRYFVQGFATAGLK, encoded by the coding sequence GTGGCCACAGCTGAGCTTCAGAAGCCGGCGCCCGCACCAAGGCTCCGGCCGAACCGCAAACCGGTCTCGGCCGGGAGGATCGCGCTCTATCTGACGCTGTCCGTGGTCTCCCTGCTGATGATGGTGCCGTTCATCTGGATGGTGCTCACCTCGCTCAAGACACCGGTGGAGATCGCCTCCCAGGACGCCGGACTGCTGCCGGAGCACTGGGAGTTCGGGAACTACGTCGACGCGCTGAAGGCGGCGCCGTTCGCCACGTACGCCCGCAACAGCTTCATCATCGCGATCAGTCACACCGTGCTCAATGTGCTGATCGCCTCGATGGCCGGGTACTCACTGGCGCGGATCAAGTTCCGCGGCAGCGACGTGATCTTCTACCTGTTCATCGCGGCGCTGATGATCCCGACGTACACCAAGGTGCTGCCGGAGTTCCTGATCGTCCGCTTCATGCCGCTGGCCGGCGGGAACGACATCCTCGGCCAGGGCGGCAGCGGCTGGCTGGACACCTGGTGGGCACTCATCATCCCCGGTGCCGTCACCCCGTTCGCGGTCTTCCTCTTCCGCCAGTTCTACCTGGACCTCCCGGTGGAGCTGGAGGAGGCGGCCCGGCTCGACGGGCTCGGCGAGTTCCGGATCTACGCCCGGATCATGACCCCGCAGGTCAAGCCCGCGCTCACCACCGTGGCGCTGCTGACCTTCGAGTCCTCGTGGAACAACTTCCTGTGGCCGCTGCTGGTGACCCGCACGGACAGCCTGCGGGTGATCCAGGTGGGGCTCTCCGTCTTCAAGACGGAGAACGGCCCCCAATGGCACTTCCTGATGGCCGGCACCACGCTGGCCACCCTCCCCATGGTCATTCTCTTCCTCATCGGCCAGCGCTACTTCGTGCAGGGCTTCGCAACCGCCGGTCTCAAGTGA